One Huiozyma naganishii CBS 8797 chromosome 4, complete genome genomic region harbors:
- the AIM45 gene encoding Aim45p (similar to Saccharomyces cerevisiae YPR004C; ancestral locus Anc_8.100), whose translation MLRSSICGRNLLRTTRVRPFASLWRNASTLTFLETSQGKGLTPSSLSVLSAAKQLKNPIVAILLGPDAKESSSTLLEKFECLGLEKVIVVGDKRLEHYLPELVSPLLKDLLSKGDYSHFVMASNYVGKSILPRVAALLDNQPVCDVVAIKDPKTFVRPIYAGNALSVVKCSQDKTLISIRASAFEPVTAGSSKTAKIEELNYERTEEVDIRWEGCKMVDSDMPDLTSAKIVVAGGRALKDKETFDSLLVPLAKKLHGAIGATRAAVDNGFCNNSLQVGQTGKIVAPDLYIAAGISGAVQHLAGMKDSKIVVAINNDPDAPIFKNADLGIEGDVFEILPELTKKLP comes from the coding sequence ATGCTTAGGAGCAGCATCTGTGGGAGGAACCTACTGAGAACAACTAGAGTGAGACCTTTTGCCAGTCTTTGGCGAAATGCTTCCACTCTAACGTTTCTAGAGACAAGTCAGGGTAAAGGTTTGACTCCGTCTTCACTGAGTGTTTTATCCGCCGCaaaacagttgaagaatCCGATTGTGGCCATACTGTTGGGTCCAGACGCAAAAGAATCGTCAAGTACGTTGCTGGAAAAGTTTGAATGTTTGGGACTTGAAAAAGTTATTGTCGTAGGCGACAAAAGGTTGGAACACTACTTACCAGAGCTTGTGTCGCCTTTACTGAAGGACCTGCTAAGCAAGGGTGACTATTCACATTTTGTTATGGCCAGCAATTACGTGGGGAAGAGTATCCTCCCTCGTGTTGCCGCATTGCTGGACAACCAGCCCGTTTGCGATGTAGTGGCCATTAAGGATCCCAAAACTTTTGTCAGACCAATCTACGCTGGTAACGCGTTGTCTGTCGTTAAGTGTTCTCAGGATAAAACGCTAATAAGTATCCGTGCTTCAGCGTTTGAACCAGTTACCGCAGGATCTTCAAAGACGGCCAAAATTGAGGAGTTAAACTATGAGCGAACAGAAGAGGTCGATATTCGTTGGGAAGGTTGCAAAATGGTAGATTCCGATATGCCTGATTTGACCTCTGCCAagattgttgttgctggtggtaGAGCACTGAAGGACAAGGAAACTTTTGACTCCTTGTTGGTTCCACTAGCTAAGAAACTACATGGAGCTATTGGTGCGACAAGAGCTGCTGTGGATAATGGGTTCTGTAACAATTCTTTGCAGGTTGGCCAAACGGGCAAAATCGTGGCACCGGACTTGTACATCGCTGCCGGTATATCCGGAGCTGTGCAACATCTTGCAGGGATGAAGGATTCCAAAATAGTGGTCGCA
- the HAL1 gene encoding Hal1p (similar to Saccharomyces cerevisiae HAL1 (YPR005C); ancestral locus Anc_8.102), translated as MLSEKSEFQGYSVQHPLCKCNECCVFEAVDKNGNEVILREMYSTGDVARQRNSDDKYIDAFGTSENSTVYVYRSQNFAREGNDYFSYPGSDCNELPTILLRGNALDHLNMGHKTAHGLNTPCARYDNADEKLTFVESVPKRDGMKKCLHSCKNRVRTPVPSSIKSDDSICSPAASFEYIMDDTDSYLFDSSTNGEEDEDEEEGDESESSTGVRKDVAKPNDTILKKPSKFKKFFSFNPKRSPSQLEAIKRKQRFLPGKVSAPIAPVHSILKKGDGTKDDLANGDNTDELHIKIENSSPKIIRSEHHQIRKTPIPPSLQSIANKEGKMQKAQTDSIAQQNQRCEQEDKLTNNTDLDLKMMKSSMLRRRRSVHI; from the coding sequence TGTCCGAAAAGTCTGAATTTCAAGGTTACTCTGTTCAACACCCGCTTTGCAAGTGTAATGAGTGTTGTGTTTTCGAAGCAGTTGACAAGAATGGGAACGAAGTGATCTTGAGAGAAATGTATTCAACAGGTGATGTGGCAAGGCAGAGAAATAGTGACGATAAGTACATTGACGCGTTCGGTACCAGTGAAAACAGTACCGTTTACGTTTATCGCTCTCAGAATTTTGCAAGGGAGGGGAACGACTACTTCAGTTACCCTGGTAGTGACTGCAACGAGTTGCCCACCATTTTGTTGCGCGGTAATGCTCTAGACCACTTGAACATGGGCCACAAAACGGCTCATGGTTTGAACACTCCGTGTGCTCGCTATGACAATGCAGACGAGAAATTGACGTTTGTCGAAAGTGTACCGAAGAGGGACGGCATGAAGAAATGCCTGCATTCGTGTAAAAACAGAGTCAGAACGCCTGTTCCATCTTCAATCAAGTCCGATGACTCCATATGTTCTCCAGCGGCGTCCTTCGAATATATCATGGACGATACGGATAGTTATTTATTTGATTCGTCCACCAATGGcgaagaggacgaggatgaagaggaaggaGACGAATCCGAGTCTAGTACTGGAGTCAGAAAGGATGTTGCTAAACCCAATGATACCATACTGAAAAAACCTTCGAAGTTTAAGAAGTTTTTCTCATTCAACCCCAAGAGGTCCCCCTCTCAACTTGAAGCTatcaagaggaaacagcGTTTCCTACCGGGGAAAGTTTCTGCTCCCATCGCTCCAGTTCATTCCATCCTTAAAAAGGGCGATGGAACTAAAGATGATCTTGCCAACGGCGATAACACGGATGAACTGCATATTAAGATCGAGAACTCTTCCCCTAAGATCATCCGCTCAGAGCATCACCAGATACGAAAAACGCCCATCCCACCATCGCTACAGTCAATCGCAAATAAAGAGGGTAAAATGCAGAAAGCACAGACAGACTCTATTGCTCAACAGAATCAGCGTTGTGAACAAGAGGACAAACTGACGAATAATACAGACCTCGACTTgaaaatgatgaaaagttcaatgttgagaagaagaagaagtgtTCACATATAG